The genome window CATGTGTTCGGCGAGTTCATCGATACCGATGGTTTCTGTCACTACTGGTCGCGCATAATACTTGCCATACGCTTCCTTGATTGTCTTGTTCTTGTTCTTCGCTAATTTGATGAGAATCATACTTTTAAAAATTTAGTTTTAGTAAAAGCAGTCAGTGTCTCCGCCGAGACCGTTGCTGCATCAACCTCTCTGATTGACGATACAAAGATACAACATTCCCGAACCCCCAACTATGCGATTTGTGCGATTTGCAGGGATTCGGGAAAAAAAGGTTGAAAAAAGTGGTATTTTTTATGTTAAAATCGAAAAAAGTCTTGGTTGTATCAGGTATTTAGCGTATTTTTGCCGTAATTAGACGATTCGCATTATGGAAACAAGAAATAATATTAATCCGCGTCCTTTCCAGCCGGTTAGTCCTGGTTGTATTTTGAAGGAGGAATTGGAAGCTCGCAGCCTTCCAATTTCTGACTTTGCTCATAAAATAGGGCTTGAAGAGTTTGAATTAGATAAACTTTTGAATGGAACGTTATGTTTAAGTCCTGAGATAGCTTCTTCTTTAGAACGTTTTTTGGGCATTCCTGCTTCTTTTTGGCTTTCTTTGCAATCTGCTTATGAAGAAGATTTAGATAAGAGCGATAATAAAGGCATGGTTCGAACTTTTCTTGATAAGTTTACAAGAAATCGTGTAGCATTTTAAATCAAAGAATTCCTATAATAAACTCACCCTGGAAGGGATATGCATAATGTGTTGTATGCATTCCCTTTCAGGGTGATGAGTTTTTATAGCACAAGACAAATACTTTATTGAAAGGCGGATTAGGAGAGATTCCGCTTCAATAAACAATATAGTCCTTGGATACTTTTACATTTTACTAATATCATCATCAAGTTGTTTCCTCCAGATTAAAGTTCCGATACCTGAAAAGATGAACGTGAAAATTAAAGCAGCTTGGGCATAACCCACAGGTAAGTAATCTCCTTCAAAAAAAAGATAATCAGTTTTTGAAGAATAGTATAATTTAGGAAAATACCCTGACTTTATCTTGTCCAAAATTCGATCTCCCGTATGTAATGCATATTGTTTTGATTTATAAGTTATAAGAATTGTATTTGAACTCTTATAGTTACTTTTTTCCTCAAATCCATTATATGTATAACCAGTAATAGGCTCCTGTGTTTTTTCTATATAGTTGCCGTATAAATGGCATAGATACAAAACAAGAGTTAAAACTAATCCTGCGCAAAAAATTGTCTTAAATAATGTTTTAATCTTCATATTCTTATGATTTTATAATAGTGTTATAATGGATTGTGTAATTACGGACTTTGCATCATCAAAGGACATATCTCGTTGATCTACTAAAGTAAGTATTATCCTCTATTGATTCGTTCTACCAATTCGTCTGGTGTAAGTATCTCCATCTTAGAGAAAACAAACTCTTCATCATAAATAAATTGTTTGCATTAGCTTCGATAGCCCAATACCCATGATTCCACATTGCCTATAGTTGATACCGCCAGTTCGTCTCATTCATTTCGAGATTGGATCTGTTTTGCCCATAATACTAAGAAAGTACTCTTCTCCTGAATAGCCATCAATTTCTTGGACAATTACATTGTCAACAATAATAGATTTGAGTTCCAGTTGGATCCTTCCTGGAGAGATAGGACGCTTGTCTGCATCAAAAACAAATTGCGAAGGACATTTAAAGTTGAAAAGCACAAGATGCTGCTTTCCGCCATAGTTCAGAGTCACAGGTACTTTGCTATCGCTATATATGATTTTCCCCATTTTGCTCGCTTCTCCTGTTTCTTCGTCAGAGCTTGCAAAAGAATAAGGTATCGAAATATCATAATCTGGCAACAACTTGACTGCTTCTGCCAATTTAGTATCTTTTATAACAAAACTTATCCAGCTGATTGGGATTTGCTGTAAGGTGACAGTCCGGTTTTCGTACCCTCCAAAAGTGTAGTGGATGATAGGTTGACCATTTTCTGTGACCTCACCCTTCCATAAACTTTTATAATCCAACTGTTCTTGCGATGCATTATAGATTACAGGAATGAATATACTGCTGTATTGTCCTTTAAGCTCATTACTCAGCTCCTCAATTACACTTTGACGCTGGAAGTAAGAATCCACATAAGTAGGATCCTCATGGCATCCGCTTAAACTAATCATGGCTGAAATCGCCACAATGACCATTGATATCTTTTTCATTACTTACTTTATATTTATGTATTAAGTTCTTTTTCTTGAAATTTTCGTAAGTATTATCCTCTATTGATTCGTTCTACCAATTCATCTGGTGTAAGTATCTCCATCTTGGAGAAACCAAACCACTTTTTGCCTAAGTCCTTAATGGATGCACCTATGTGATATACATCATCGTCTATACAAAGGAAGCGGTCATGTGATAAACGGAATGTTTCAACATCAATCGGTGCATATTGAGCATTATGACGGTCTATGTCGAGTTGGAACTGACGGCTTATCTGCTGAGTATAGATGATTGTAGACACGTTATTATCTCTTTTATCGAGCAATGTCAGTACAGTCTCGTCAACATAGTTGTCGATAAGGACAATACGTTTCTTCGCACTCTTAATCAAGTCGGACACGAAAGTATAGGCATCATAAATTTGACCATTGTAGAACACACCTTGTTTCGGCTTTGCATTGCCCTCGTCCAATCTGCGAAACACCTCGTCTATGCGCTTGTCTGTTTCTTGCTGATGTTGCTGCATTTCCAGTTGATGGTACTCCATTGTTGAAAGACGTTGGAAAACTTCTGCATTTGTCACCATGAAACGTCTCATTGCAACAAATGCATCCATAATTCGTATGCTTACACGAATTGCGGTTTCACTTCTAAGAACAGTGGAGAGCATAGCCACTCCTTGCTCCGTGAAAGCATATGAACGAACTGTTGAGTGCTTCAAACTATTGAACCGATCACAATTTGTGACCAGTTCATTCATTTCTTCCTTAGTCAGTTGAAAACGAAAACGTTCAGGAAATCTCTCCATATTACGTTTTACAGCTTGATTTAACACCCTGGTTTCCACTCCATAAAGTTCAGCCAAGTCTCTGTCTATCATAATCTGCTTTCCACGAATAGACATTATTCGACTTTCTACAGGAGTGGTAACTACGACTTCATCATTTTGTAACTGGTCGCAATTTGCGACCAGTTCTCCTTTATCTTGATGTTCTATATTATCTGCCATATTTCTATCTTTATTTTTAAGGTCACAAATTGTGACCTTAAACCTGTTGTTGCTTATTATTGAATTCAAAGGTAGTGCTTTTAGCCTTTAAGCCACTATTGCACAACCCTTTCTTTGAAAAGAACGTAAAATCAATAGTATTATTGCGGTGATTGTACTTTTATTAATCGCTTAACTCGTTGCACGGTAAGTCCAATCGCCAATACAACAGATATTTTACCGTTTATTTTACATATTCCGAATTATTCTTGCATAAACAACCAAAAATCACCTCTGCCGTGATACCGGATTGAAATAAAAACATTACCTTTGCACTGACAGAATCCGCCTGCTTCCCGTAAGATTTGTGGACTCAATGGGGCATTTTGTAAGTTGGATATACAACATAAATTATAACGACAGGAGAACAAATAGATACTCAAAAACTATTAATACTTCAATGAAAATAGAAATTGATTTTGATATGGGTTACGAGACGAATATTCCTTGGATTGAGGCAATCTGAGGCTTTGTTGCTAGGCAATTCAAAATGATTCGTTTAAAACGATACAAGTCAGTTTAAATTAATATAGGTGAATAAGATAAAAAATATCGTAAAAAATAACACAAAATAGCTATTGTTGGCAAAAAAATCACTAACTTTGAAATAAAAATGTGTTAAGCAATGAGCATAAGTAAAAATAAATTATTACATATAATATTCATATTTATCACGTTGGCCTCACTGACTATCGTGATTTCATGTTCGAGTGAAGAAGAAATTGTTGCTCCAAAGGAAGAAAATGAACAAACAGTCATAATGTTTTTCCCTTGGAGTTCAAATTTGTTACCTTATTTTCAACAAAACATAAAAGATTTTTCTAAAAGTATAGAAGAAAGAGGCTCACAAAATGCACGAGTCATGGTCTGTTTAGCTACAACGCCAAATACTGCGGATCTCATGGAATTAAAGTATGATAATGGAAGTTGTATCGTTGAGAATATTAGAACTTATGACAATCAAAGATTTACTTCGCAAGAGGGTATTTCTAATATATTGAAGGCTATAAAAAAATATGCGCCTGGAAAGAAATATGGATTAATTATCGGCTGCCATGGAATGGGATGGTTGCCAGTAATTCATACAAAATCCAATGAAACTCAAGAGATATTTCATTATAATGTAAATAATGGCCCAATGACAAGATATTTCGGTGGATTAACACAGGAATATCAAATAGAAACGTCTGTCTTGGCTCAAGCAATTTTAGAGTCCGGAATTACTATGGAATATATACTATTTGATGATTGCTATATGTCTTCAATCGAGGTTGCATATGATTTAAAAGATGTCACGAAATATTTAATAGCTAGTCCCACTGAAGTAATGGCATATGGATTCCCATATCATGAATGTGGGAAATATCTTATAGGAAATGTTGATTATGAGGGAGTTATACAAGCATTTTATGAGTTTTATAGTCAATATACATATCCATATGGTACAGCAGCCGTTACGAATTGTCAAGAATTAGAACAATTGGCAAATATTGTGAAAAGAATTAATATCGAAAATCCAAATAATAATATATCAGCAAATAGTATCCAGGTAATGGATGGATATACTCCGACTATTTTCTTTGATTTTGAAGACTATATTAATAAGATTTGTAATGATAGAGTGCTTCTTGATGAATTTTCAAATCAATTGAGGAAAACAATATTATTCAAATGTCATACTCCACAATACTATTCTGCTTTTAAAGGAATATTGCCCATTAATCATTATTCTGGTATTACTACTTCTGATCCTAGTAGTAATAGACTTTCAAATCCAAAAATATATACACGATGGTATAATGCCACCCATTAATTTGTATGAATTGGGATTCGATAAAGTCTATATTAAAATTATCAAATCCTCTAATTATATCTCAATTAGGCTTGTTTTTTGTCCAACTGTCAGATACTGTAATGGTTGGACAAATAGGTTCTCGTGACTTGGCTGCAATTTCTTTTGGTGGGAATGTTTATTTTTTTATTTATTTGGAATTGGCATCGTAAGTGTAGGCGTTATCCATGATGGTGTTTCCACCACTATTCACCGTGAGGTTCTGCAATCTGCGACGCTGTGGGTCGTAAGTGTAGAAGGTCTCAGCACCGTAGCAATACTTCAAGTATGTGCGCTGCTCAAACTTGTCATAGCCTATCTTGCTCACATAGTCGTCACGATACTGGTTACCCATAAAGATAAAATCCTTTCCGAATTGAAGAATGAAATCGCGCATGTTTCTTACAATTTCCTGCTCAACTACACGTTCGTCAATGTCCTCAATCTCCAGTCCCAAATTTTCAGTATTGATGAAATCAAGCAAATATTCATCCTTAAACATTGATATTGTTTTCATTGATTGCTTAATGTCTGGTATCGCTTTCGGAAAATTGTTAGGCATATTTTTCTCCTATTTCAATACCTTCTTCTATCTTATTTTCAAGCTGTTGTAATTGGTTCGCCAATGGCGAACCAATTGAAAGGCATTGCCATTCCTCATAGAAGATACGCATTTTCTTCAAGTTGCCTGAAGAAAAGCCTCTTAATCCTGGCAAT of Segatella copri contains these proteins:
- a CDS encoding helix-turn-helix transcriptional regulator, which codes for METRNNINPRPFQPVSPGCILKEELEARSLPISDFAHKIGLEEFELDKLLNGTLCLSPEIASSLERFLGIPASFWLSLQSAYEEDLDKSDNKGMVRTFLDKFTRNRVAF
- a CDS encoding DUF4840 domain-containing protein — translated: MKKISMVIVAISAMISLSGCHEDPTYVDSYFQRQSVIEELSNELKGQYSSIFIPVIYNASQEQLDYKSLWKGEVTENGQPIIHYTFGGYENRTVTLQQIPISWISFVIKDTKLAEAVKLLPDYDISIPYSFASSDEETGEASKMGKIIYSDSKVPVTLNYGGKQHLVLFNFKCPSQFVFDADKRPISPGRIQLELKSIIVDNVIVQEIDGYSGEEYFLSIMGKTDPISK
- a CDS encoding ORF6N domain-containing protein — protein: MADNIEHQDKGELVANCDQLQNDEVVVTTPVESRIMSIRGKQIMIDRDLAELYGVETRVLNQAVKRNMERFPERFRFQLTKEEMNELVTNCDRFNSLKHSTVRSYAFTEQGVAMLSTVLRSETAIRVSIRIMDAFVAMRRFMVTNAEVFQRLSTMEYHQLEMQQHQQETDKRIDEVFRRLDEGNAKPKQGVFYNGQIYDAYTFVSDLIKSAKKRIVLIDNYVDETVLTLLDKRDNNVSTIIYTQQISRQFQLDIDRHNAQYAPIDVETFRLSHDRFLCIDDDVYHIGASIKDLGKKWFGFSKMEILTPDELVERINRG
- a CDS encoding clostripain-related cysteine peptidase, whose protein sequence is MSISKNKLLHIIFIFITLASLTIVISCSSEEEIVAPKEENEQTVIMFFPWSSNLLPYFQQNIKDFSKSIEERGSQNARVMVCLATTPNTADLMELKYDNGSCIVENIRTYDNQRFTSQEGISNILKAIKKYAPGKKYGLIIGCHGMGWLPVIHTKSNETQEIFHYNVNNGPMTRYFGGLTQEYQIETSVLAQAILESGITMEYILFDDCYMSSIEVAYDLKDVTKYLIASPTEVMAYGFPYHECGKYLIGNVDYEGVIQAFYEFYSQYTYPYGTAAVTNCQELEQLANIVKRINIENPNNNISANSIQVMDGYTPTIFFDFEDYINKICNDRVLLDEFSNQLRKTILFKCHTPQYYSAFKGILPINHYSGITTSDPSSNRLSNPKIYTRWYNATH